The following are encoded in a window of Schistocerca nitens isolate TAMUIC-IGC-003100 chromosome 9, iqSchNite1.1, whole genome shotgun sequence genomic DNA:
- the LOC126203987 gene encoding arginine/serine-rich coiled-coil protein 2-like isoform X2, whose protein sequence is MCKVPNGLIIKATINNVTRSFWESNNNHTSGSSSSSSSGTSSSSSDSESDSDSDKRSSSSSSRTFSSGDERECQSPKATTAETPIATSHEASDVTATSQSEKDTRQPEVGSDITAERCSNSLQNPSDAKKHVHSSEDKKRSHSPDRQKHSHSPNTRRRKSHSSDRDKSHSRGNAKRRSRSRSRDRRRRGESSRSPERRKRSPSHRSRGDRKRSSHSPSERRRRSRSADRKKRSHSPSSRSHRGGDRERDRDRRSRSPTHRRPYEKKPNKLTILERLGIEIKAPNDPTAQPVTPQQLLQRSAEEQARQIKSTTGIEFPKYYNPAAMNPARYAEQMQKRRLLWGNKATTSTTKSDSSTPQTSTNKWEGTTFAQDQDGKMTAKFKRLMGIKDTAQGSSGSSGTEGNEILKKQEEMFNSMEMQYEVARVATHTHRGVGLGFGTFQYPR, encoded by the exons GAATCCAACAACAACCACACCAGtggtagcagcagtagcagcagcagtggcaCTAGCAGCTCAAGTAGTGACAGTGAAAGTGATAGTGATAGTGACAAACGCTCATCATCCAGTAGCTCACGTACATTCAGCAGTGGTGACGAGAGAGAGTGCCAGAGCCCTAAAGCAACTACTGCTGAAACTCCTATCGCCACATCGCATGAAGCATCAGACGTTACGGCCACATCGCAAAG tGAGAAGGATACACGGCAGCCTGAAGTTGGCTCTGATATAACTGCAGAAAG GTGCAGTAATAGCCTTCAAAATCCAAGTGATGCTAAGAAGCATGTACATAGTTCAGAAGACAAGAAGCGTTCACATAGCCCTGACCGCCAAAAGCATTCCCATTCACCAAACACTCGTCGGCGAAAATCTCATAGTTCTGATAGAGACAAGAGTCATTCCCGTGGAAATGCAAAAAGGCGTTCAAGGTCACGATCTCGTGACCGTCGCAGGCGGGGAGAATCGTCAAGAAGTCCAGAGCGCCGGAAGCGATCTCCTTCCCACAGAAGCAGAGGTGACCGAAAACGATCATCACACAGTCCATCAGAACGCAGGAGAAGGTCAAGATCAGCAGATCGTAAAAAGAGGTCCCACAGTCCATCTTCTAGGTCTCATAGGGGTGGAGATCGTGAGAGAGATAGAGACCGAAGGTCACGTTCTCCAACACATCGTCGACCATATGAAAAAAAACCAAACAAGCTAACAA TTTTGGAACGTcttggaattgaaataaaagcacCAAATGATCCTACGGCACAACCTGTAACACCACAGCAACTTCTTCAGCGATCAGCAGAAGAGCAGGCTCGACAGATTAAGTCTACTACTGGAATAGAATTTCCAAAATATTACAATCCAGCTGCAATGAATCCTGCACGAtatgctgaacaaatgcagaagaGGCGTCTCTTATGGGGCAACAAg GCAACAACTTCTACTACAAAATCAGATTCGTCAACACCACAAACATCTACCAATAAATGGGAAGGAACTACATTTGCCCAAGACCAAGATGGCAAAATGACAGCCAAGTTTAAGAGGTTGATGGGGATCAAAGATACGGCACAAG GAAGCTCTGGCTCTTCAGGCACAGAAGGAAATGAAATTCTCAAGAAGCAAGAAGAAATGTTCAACTCCATGGAGATGCAGTATGAGGTAGCGAGAGTAGCAACCCACACACATCGTGGGGTAGGCCTTGGCTTTGGTACTTTCCAGTACCCACGATAG